A window of the Acidobacteriota bacterium genome harbors these coding sequences:
- a CDS encoding peptidoglycan-binding protein yields the protein MATPLSGTNAEGLDPQSLQRLVGTGEGVTSDTDAAAGLTSGGTDLVLAGADTFTQAPGDSLFILAQGRQPAGGVDDVANFRGELRPGDQGPGVLELHGELQDFGFRVSNVGPDQYGPSVTQAVRGLQTAYGLPVDGQFKPLDAQTLQQATDPFRGVIPEGQTNGAAFGYPQVRVPVSGYWEPGQRLEISGAFMEPSGHGGKSEKFAIFSDAPNTVERRPPSNMNLGIDYIARHSDNTINYDVHSWFNGTVRQIQTDPVFGGSGAEGYGRRVVVETDFTYPVTGKDGVTRDYPVMVHYGHLASFESGLQVGQRVQSGDVLAQMGGAGSRGDGQYGAHVDLRTWVVTEDYGRVDISPNLLTGRAAWESKANDPAGYQLAVEEYAEQASPPHIGPDGAWAEGQLDQVISPNVP from the coding sequence ATGGCAACTCCCCTCAGCGGCACCAACGCCGAAGGACTCGATCCCCAGTCCCTGCAACGCCTCGTCGGTACCGGAGAAGGTGTCACCTCCGACACCGACGCCGCGGCCGGCCTCACCAGCGGCGGTACCGATCTGGTGCTGGCCGGTGCCGACACCTTCACTCAGGCGCCCGGAGATTCGCTCTTCATCCTCGCCCAGGGTCGGCAGCCGGCCGGCGGCGTCGACGATGTCGCCAACTTCCGCGGCGAGCTGAGGCCCGGCGACCAAGGGCCGGGAGTCCTCGAGCTCCACGGTGAGCTGCAGGATTTCGGTTTCCGGGTCAGCAATGTCGGCCCGGACCAGTATGGGCCCAGCGTCACCCAGGCGGTGCGCGGCCTGCAGACCGCCTACGGCCTGCCCGTCGATGGGCAGTTCAAGCCCCTCGACGCCCAAACCCTACAGCAGGCAACGGACCCCTTCCGCGGCGTGATTCCGGAGGGTCAGACCAACGGTGCCGCCTTCGGCTACCCGCAGGTTCGGGTCCCCGTTTCCGGCTACTGGGAACCCGGTCAGCGGCTCGAGATCAGCGGGGCTTTCATGGAGCCCTCGGGTCACGGTGGAAAATCGGAGAAGTTCGCAATCTTCAGCGACGCTCCCAACACCGTCGAGCGTCGACCGCCGTCGAACATGAACCTCGGCATCGACTACATCGCCCGCCACTCGGACAACACCATCAACTACGACGTCCATAGCTGGTTCAACGGCACCGTACGGCAGATCCAAACGGATCCCGTCTTTGGCGGTAGCGGAGCCGAGGGCTACGGTCGGCGAGTGGTGGTGGAAACGGACTTCACCTACCCGGTGACGGGAAAGGACGGCGTCACCCGGGACTATCCCGTGATGGTCCACTACGGCCATCTGGCGAGCTTCGAGAGCGGCCTGCAGGTGGGCCAGCGAGTGCAGTCCGGGGACGTGCTGGCGCAAATGGGCGGCGCCGGCAGTCGCGGCGATGGCCAGTACGGCGCCCACGTCGACCTGCGCACCTGGGTGGTCACGGAAGACTACGGTCGGGTCGACATCTCACCCAATCTGCTCACCGGACGCGCCGCTTGGGAGAGCAAGGCCAACGATCCGGCCGGCTACCAGCTCGCCGTCGAGGAATACGCCGAGCAGGCCTCGCCGCCACACATCGGTCCCGATGGTGCTTGGGCCGAAGGACAGCTCGATCAGGTGATCAGCCCGAACGTCCCGTAG